One region of Triticum aestivum cultivar Chinese Spring chromosome 6B, IWGSC CS RefSeq v2.1, whole genome shotgun sequence genomic DNA includes:
- the LOC123139385 gene encoding ubiquitin-conjugating enzyme E2 11-like, whose product MFNMRQRSPTEAGHTGIGRRCARPPAPTMPEPAPVIRRIRKELKQLWMDPPAFCRPGASPVTDLFHWEVIIDGPHGSPYAGGTFPVDVAYPKDYPFKPIKLTFKTKVYHPNIGPEGKMALDIFGRGWWPSLTIRTVLMSVVSVLYDPLLDLPVRHDASRLYKRERGLFEQKARRWTRRYASAPAVSFYPAGTELFEEQLEEAATSGAVARRRSCGAGKWRFFGGRRLGAI is encoded by the exons ATGTTTAACATGCGGCAGCGTTCT CCCACGGAGGCTGGGCACACGGGAATAGGGAGGAGGTGCGCACGACCGCCGGCACCGACCATGCCGGAGCCTGCCCCGGTGATCAGGCGGATCCGCAAGGAGCTGAAACAGCTCTGGAtggacccgccggcgttctgccggcCCGGCGCGTCGCCCGTGACGGACCTGTTCCACTGGGAGGTGATCATCGACGGCCCCCACGGCAGCCCCTACGCCGGCGGCACGTTCCCCGTCGACGTCGCCTACCCCAAGGACTACCCCTTCAAGCCCATCAAGCTCACCTTCAAAACTAAG GTGTACCATCCCAACATCGGCCCGGAGGGGAAGATGGCGCTGGACATCTTCGGGAGGGGGTGGTGGCCTTCTCTCACGATAAGGACGGTCCTCATGTCCGTCGTCTCCGTCCTCTACGACCCCCTGCTCGACCTCCCCGTCCGCCACGACGCCTCCCGGCTGTACAAGCGCGAGCGGGGTCTCTTCGAGCAGAAGGCCAGGCGCTGGACTCGCAGGTACGCCTCGGCGCCGGCCGTCTCCTTCTATCCGGCAGGGACCGAGCTGTTTGAGGAGCagctggaggaggcggcgaccaGTGGGGCAGTGGCACGCCGTCGTTCTTGTGGAGCAGGGAAATGGCGTTTCTTCGGGGGCCGCCGCCTCGGCGCCATCTAG
- the LOC123138036 gene encoding ubiquitin-conjugating enzyme E2 11-like isoform X2: MPEPAPVIRRIRKELKQLWMDPPAFCRPGASPVTDLFHWEVIIDGPHGSPYAGGTFPVDVAYPKDYPFKPIKLTFKTKTYASLHCRCTIPTSARRGRWRWTSSGGGGGLLSR; encoded by the exons ATGCCGGAGCCTGCCCCGGTGATCAGGCGGATCCGCAAGGAGCTGAAACAGCTCTGGAtggacccgccggcgttctgccggcCCGGCGCGTCGCCCGTGACGGACCTGTTCCACTGGGAGGTGATCATCGACGGCCCCCACGGCAGCCCCTACGCCGGCGGCACGTTCCCCGTCGACGTCGCCTACCCCAAGGACTACCCCTTCAAGCCCATCAAGCTCACCTTCAAAACTAAG ACGTACGCGTCTCTGCACTGCAGGTGTACCATCCCAACATCGGCCCGGAGGGGAAGATGGCGCTGGACATCTTCGGGAGGGGGTGGTGGCCTTCTCTCACGATAA
- the LOC123138036 gene encoding uncharacterized protein isoform X1 encodes MPEPAPVIRRIRKELKQLWMDPPAFCRPGASPVTDLFHWEVIIDGPHGSPYAGGTFPVDVAYPKDYPFKPIKLTFKTKVNRHWPPLAACMLPPNKIARSIDRHLFDRSCSCQTIPRRTRLCTAGVPSQHRPGGEDGAGHLREGVVAFSHDKDGPPVRRLRPLRPPARPPRPPRRLPAVQARAGSLRAEGQALDSQVRLGAGRLLLSGRDRAVRGAAGGGGDQWGSGTPSFLWSREMAFLRGPPPRRHLVRACVQPCMHGDDR; translated from the coding sequence ATGCCGGAGCCTGCCCCGGTGATCAGGCGGATCCGCAAGGAGCTGAAACAGCTCTGGAtggacccgccggcgttctgccggcCCGGCGCGTCGCCCGTGACGGACCTGTTCCACTGGGAGGTGATCATCGACGGCCCCCACGGCAGCCCCTACGCCGGCGGCACGTTCCCCGTCGACGTCGCCTACCCCAAGGACTACCCCTTCAAGCCCATCAAGCTCACCTTCAAAACTAAGGTGAATCGGCACTGGCCGCCTCTAGCTGCATGCATGCTTCCTCCAAACAAGATCGCTCGATCGATCGACCGGCATTTGTTTGACCGCTCGTGTTCATGCCAAACGATACCCAGACGTACGCGTCTCTGCACTGCAGGTGTACCATCCCAACATCGGCCCGGAGGGGAAGATGGCGCTGGACATCTTCGGGAGGGGGTGGTGGCCTTCTCTCACGATAAGGACGGTCCTCCTGTCCGTCGTCTCCGTCCTCTACGACCCCCTGCTCGACCTCCCCGTCCGCCACGACGCCTCCCGGCTGTACAAGCGCGAGCGGGGTCTCTTCGAGCAGAAGGCCAGGCGCTGGACTCGCAGGTACGCCTCGGCGCCGGCCGTCTCCTTCTATCCGGCAGGGACCGAGCTGTTCGAGGAGCagctggaggaggcggcgaccaGTGGGGCAGTGGCACGCCGTCGTTCTTGTGGAGCAGGGAAATGGCGTTTCTTCGGGGGCCGCCGCCTCGGCGCCATCTAGTACGCGCATGTGTTCAGCCATGCATGCACGGCGATGATCGCTGA
- the LOC123138039 gene encoding uncharacterized protein isoform X2, producing the protein MQSPPPRRAGTAAVLSLFMATAGVAAGGATDLCSASATATVGSLKFFLLLPDELLLPHPATSRLLLNKEQRVCVGYCCCWCSCCYCCCSCCCCWWCSWLLLLFLEYCCCYYR; encoded by the exons ATGCAGTCACCTCCTCCTCGTCGTGCAGGGACGGCGGCGGTGCTCTCTCTGTTCATGGCTACTGCTGGTGTTGCTGCTGGTGGCGCGACCGATCTGTGTTCTGCATCGGCTACAGCCACTGTTG GTTCACTGAAGTTCTTCTTATTGCTTCCTGATGAATTGCTTCTTCCTCATCCAGCAACATCTCGTCTCCTGTTAAATAAGGAGCAAAGG GTATGTGTTGGTTACTGCTGCTGCTGGTGTAGCTGTTGCTATTGCTGTTgtagctgttgctgctgctggtggtgtTCATGGCTGCTGCTGCTATTTCTGGAGTACTGCTGCTGCTATTACAG GTGA
- the LOC123138039 gene encoding uncharacterized protein isoform X1 has translation MQSPPPRRAGTAAVLSLFMATAGVAAGGATDLCSASATATVGSLKFFLLLPDELLLPHPATSRLLLNKEQRVCVGYCCCWCSCCYCCCSCCCCWWCSWLLLLFLEYCCCYYRSFGLKVKGYIKTI, from the exons ATGCAGTCACCTCCTCCTCGTCGTGCAGGGACGGCGGCGGTGCTCTCTCTGTTCATGGCTACTGCTGGTGTTGCTGCTGGTGGCGCGACCGATCTGTGTTCTGCATCGGCTACAGCCACTGTTG GTTCACTGAAGTTCTTCTTATTGCTTCCTGATGAATTGCTTCTTCCTCATCCAGCAACATCTCGTCTCCTGTTAAATAAGGAGCAAAGG GTATGTGTTGGTTACTGCTGCTGCTGGTGTAGCTGTTGCTATTGCTGTTgtagctgttgctgctgctggtggtgtTCATGGCTGCTGCTGCTATTTCTGGAGTACTGCTGCTGCTATTACAG ATCATTTGGTTTGAAGGTGAAAGGATACATCAAGACCATTTGA